Proteins encoded together in one Chitinophaga sp. LS1 window:
- a CDS encoding alpha-L-rhamnosidase C-terminal domain-containing protein, producing MKLLYTLFSLTVLCSQLCFGQHTRSWNSQWIGLKAPFDNGKSYGVYYFRRSIDLSERPQSFIIHASADNRYKLYVNGQLVSIGPAKGDFYNWNYETIDLAPYLTKGENSIAAIVWNEAEFRPEWQMTLRTAFIIQGNTPAEDIINTNDTWKCVQDKAFSPLWGFFAATNGEIVDMNKTIPNWQAKDFDDSGWPPAGNLFQGQLKGAGDGFGYMLVPSTIPARELTYQPVTVIRKGAALPATIPANTETTILLDQTYETNAYPTICFSGGKDAGISLSYAEALYDHQAPYGSHKSNRNDVEGKDFFGVKDSLTSNGGKGQTFTPFNFRTFRYIRLSVHTKDAPIVIDSLYGTFTGYPFKQTALFKSEDTVIPKILDIGWRTARLNAFETYTDCPFYEQLQYIGDTRIQAMISYYYSGDDRLARHALDLMDQSRLPEGVTLSRYPTHTTQVISTFSLWYIGMLHDFFMYRHDNDFIKDKLPGVRGILDFFSKYQLADGSLANTPYWNFVDWASGKDWNGGAPPKGSDGSSAIVDMQLLWAYQWAAQMETTSTNIALYNQKAAQLTKTIKQKYWDAGKGIFADTKEKDHFSQHANSLAILTGLVNKADLPAFSKKLLSDTTLTQCSIYFKYYLHQALVKAGMGDDYINWLGIWKENIAMGLTTWAEYSDVGYSRSDCHAWGSSPNIEFFRTVLGIDSDAPGFSKIKIEPHLGNLKDVNGEMPHPFGKISVSYLYKAGQWNLDVQLPANTAGVFIWKGKSYVIKAGNNKIRLQA from the coding sequence ATGAAGTTACTTTATACCTTATTCTCCCTTACTGTACTATGCAGTCAGCTCTGTTTTGGTCAGCATACCCGTTCCTGGAACTCCCAGTGGATAGGGCTGAAAGCACCATTTGATAATGGCAAAAGCTATGGCGTTTATTACTTCAGAAGGTCTATTGATCTGTCTGAAAGGCCGCAAAGTTTCATTATTCACGCTTCCGCCGATAATAGGTACAAGTTGTACGTAAATGGCCAACTCGTATCCATCGGTCCTGCCAAAGGGGATTTTTACAACTGGAACTATGAAACCATCGATCTGGCGCCTTACCTTACCAAAGGTGAAAACAGCATTGCCGCCATCGTCTGGAACGAAGCCGAGTTCCGCCCGGAATGGCAAATGACTTTAAGAACCGCATTTATTATACAGGGGAATACACCTGCTGAAGACATCATAAATACCAACGACACCTGGAAATGTGTGCAGGACAAGGCATTCTCGCCACTATGGGGCTTCTTTGCCGCTACCAATGGTGAAATTGTCGATATGAATAAAACTATCCCCAACTGGCAGGCAAAAGACTTTGATGACAGTGGCTGGCCGCCGGCTGGCAACTTATTCCAGGGCCAGTTAAAAGGAGCTGGGGATGGTTTTGGCTACATGCTTGTACCCAGTACCATCCCGGCAAGGGAACTGACTTACCAGCCTGTCACCGTTATCCGCAAAGGAGCCGCTCTGCCGGCCACTATTCCTGCCAATACGGAGACCACTATCTTACTCGATCAGACCTACGAAACCAATGCATATCCAACTATCTGTTTCAGTGGCGGTAAAGATGCCGGTATCTCTCTTAGTTATGCCGAAGCGCTTTATGATCATCAGGCGCCTTATGGTTCCCACAAAAGCAATAGAAATGATGTAGAAGGGAAAGACTTTTTCGGTGTCAAAGACAGTCTGACCAGTAATGGCGGTAAAGGCCAGACTTTTACGCCTTTTAATTTCCGTACTTTCCGGTACATCCGGCTATCTGTACATACCAAAGATGCGCCTATAGTTATAGATAGTCTGTATGGTACCTTCACGGGGTATCCATTCAAACAAACTGCTCTCTTTAAATCAGAAGATACTGTTATTCCAAAAATTCTAGACATTGGCTGGCGTACAGCCCGGCTCAATGCCTTCGAAACGTATACAGACTGCCCTTTCTACGAGCAGTTACAATACATCGGAGATACCCGTATTCAGGCTATGATCTCTTATTACTATAGTGGTGATGACAGATTGGCCCGTCATGCCCTCGATCTGATGGATCAATCCCGGTTGCCCGAAGGGGTGACGCTTAGCCGTTATCCCACACATACCACACAGGTTATTTCAACTTTTTCGTTATGGTATATTGGCATGCTTCATGATTTCTTCATGTACAGACATGATAATGATTTTATTAAAGATAAGCTGCCGGGTGTAAGAGGTATCCTGGACTTCTTCAGCAAATATCAACTGGCAGACGGCTCTCTCGCCAATACTCCTTATTGGAACTTTGTAGACTGGGCCTCTGGAAAAGACTGGAATGGAGGGGCGCCTCCCAAAGGTAGCGATGGCAGTTCTGCTATTGTAGATATGCAATTATTATGGGCGTATCAATGGGCGGCACAAATGGAAACTACATCTACCAATATCGCATTGTACAATCAAAAGGCAGCACAGTTAACAAAGACCATCAAACAGAAATATTGGGATGCAGGTAAAGGTATTTTTGCGGATACAAAAGAGAAGGATCATTTTTCTCAACACGCTAATTCATTGGCTATTCTGACGGGTCTTGTAAATAAAGCGGATCTGCCTGCATTCAGCAAAAAGCTGCTGAGTGATACTACGCTCACTCAGTGCTCTATCTACTTTAAATACTACCTGCATCAGGCACTGGTAAAGGCGGGTATGGGAGATGATTATATCAACTGGCTGGGTATCTGGAAAGAGAATATTGCTATGGGATTGACTACCTGGGCAGAATATTCTGATGTAGGGTATTCCCGTTCTGACTGTCATGCATGGGGAAGTAGTCCTAATATTGAATTTTTCAGGACTGTACTCGGCATAGACAGCGACGCGCCGGGTTTCAGCAAAATAAAGATCGAACCACACTTAGGTAATCTGAAGGATGTAAATGGCGAAATGCCGCATCCTTTTGGTAAGATCAGTGTGAGTTATTTATACAAAGCAGGCCAATGGAACCTGGATGTGCAATTGCCCGCCAATACGGCAGGTGTATTTATCTGGAAAGGCAAGTCCTATGTCATCAAAGCCGGGAATAATAAAATCAGGTTGCAGGCATAG
- a CDS encoding HlyD family secretion protein, producing the protein MEKKNRTKWVIGASVALLALGYGINAYIAGKAYETTDNAQLDGDLLPVRAGITGYIADIRFRDNQEVKKGDTLIVFGTAELKADTSRIAAELENARLNVAVSQGMAAASLQNANAAMFESQSDTQGIESAKATYDKAVTDFNRARQLLAIKAITQTDYEHYSTQVDVTKAAYLKAKAMEQSSASNSVSLKTRALTEEKQVSLAQNVILQKQAALDAAKERLRHAYVIAPFDGIVTKRNVQTGQFINAGQALCAVINHREFWVTANFKETQMSRIKAGQPVSISVDAYEEIKLTGTIDSYGGATGARFALVPPDNATGNFIKIAQRFPIRIKLDPQTVKEQLYPGLSVFVKVKVN; encoded by the coding sequence ATGGAAAAAAAGAATAGGACCAAATGGGTCATCGGAGCGTCGGTTGCACTCCTCGCCCTTGGCTATGGCATCAATGCATATATCGCTGGCAAAGCTTATGAAACCACCGACAACGCGCAGTTGGATGGTGATCTCTTACCTGTCAGAGCAGGTATCACAGGCTACATTGCTGATATCCGTTTCAGAGATAACCAGGAAGTAAAAAAAGGGGATACCCTGATCGTATTCGGGACCGCTGAGTTAAAAGCAGATACCAGCCGTATTGCCGCTGAACTGGAAAACGCCAGACTGAATGTCGCCGTTTCGCAAGGCATGGCCGCCGCAAGTCTCCAAAATGCAAATGCAGCGATGTTTGAATCACAGTCTGATACACAGGGTATAGAATCTGCAAAAGCCACTTACGACAAAGCCGTTACGGACTTTAATCGCGCCAGGCAACTGCTGGCTATTAAAGCTATTACCCAAACTGATTATGAACACTACTCCACACAGGTAGATGTGACCAAAGCGGCTTACCTCAAAGCTAAAGCGATGGAACAGTCTTCTGCAAGTAACAGCGTTAGCCTGAAAACCCGTGCTTTGACGGAAGAGAAACAGGTATCTCTCGCACAAAATGTCATCCTTCAGAAACAGGCAGCACTGGACGCTGCAAAGGAACGGCTTCGTCATGCTTACGTAATCGCGCCATTCGATGGCATCGTTACCAAACGCAATGTGCAGACGGGACAGTTTATTAATGCAGGACAGGCGCTCTGCGCTGTTATCAATCACAGGGAATTCTGGGTCACTGCCAATTTCAAGGAAACACAGATGAGCAGGATTAAAGCCGGGCAGCCAGTCAGCATTTCTGTAGATGCCTATGAAGAAATTAAATTAACAGGCACGATAGATTCCTATGGCGGTGCCACAGGTGCGCGCTTTGCACTGGTACCACCTGATAATGCTACGGGCAATTTTATCAAAATCGCCCAGCGGTTTCCTATACGGATCAAACTGGATCCGCAAACTGTAAAGGAACAATTGTATCCAGGCCTTAGTGTTTTCGTAAAAGTTAAAGTAAACTGA
- a CDS encoding oxidoreductase, protein MGNQRKTWFITGASQGIGLILAKQLLAAGYNVAATARNADTLRKAVDNDTPQFLPLQVNLVDEKSVGEAVNKAIAQFGSIDYLVNNAGFGLIGGIEETTDAEVRNSFDINVFGLLNVTRAVLPHMRAAQSGHIFNMSSVFGLISGGGWGVYCGTKFAVEGITEALAQEVKPFGIHVTIAEPGYVRTNFLSSGSIAHPAHPIAAYVALEEERRKHREDVPGTQVGDPEKVAAAIISLSQMIEPPLRVLMGSDALQFANYKIQLLQEGIAANKAMTLSTDFS, encoded by the coding sequence ATGGGCAATCAAAGAAAAACATGGTTTATTACCGGCGCATCACAGGGTATTGGCTTGATACTGGCAAAGCAATTATTAGCAGCCGGATATAATGTAGCCGCTACTGCACGCAATGCTGACACCCTCAGAAAGGCGGTAGATAATGATACTCCTCAATTCCTGCCCTTACAGGTCAATCTTGTAGATGAAAAAAGTGTAGGGGAAGCGGTCAATAAAGCAATCGCACAATTCGGCAGCATCGATTATTTAGTAAATAATGCAGGTTTTGGCCTCATTGGCGGCATCGAAGAGACAACTGACGCAGAAGTCAGGAACAGCTTCGATATAAACGTATTTGGGCTTTTAAATGTCACCCGTGCAGTATTGCCACATATGCGGGCAGCACAATCCGGTCATATCTTCAATATGTCTTCTGTATTTGGTTTGATCTCCGGTGGGGGGTGGGGCGTATATTGCGGCACCAAGTTCGCCGTGGAAGGAATTACTGAAGCACTGGCACAGGAAGTAAAGCCATTCGGTATTCATGTAACCATTGCAGAGCCGGGATATGTACGTACGAACTTCCTGAGCAGCGGCTCCATTGCACATCCTGCACATCCTATTGCTGCATATGTAGCACTGGAAGAAGAGCGTCGTAAGCACAGGGAAGATGTACCCGGCACACAGGTAGGTGATCCTGAAAAGGTAGCGGCAGCTATTATCAGTCTGAGTCAGATGATCGAACCACCATTGCGTGTGTTGATGGGCTCTGATGCATTGCAGTTCGCAAATTATAAAATACAGCTATTGCAGGAAGGTATTGCTGCGAATAAGGCCATGACCTTATCGACTGACTTCAGTTAA
- a CDS encoding serine hydrolase domain-containing protein encodes MRHTPFYLLLLLLFSRSVSAQTTQTEKQTDSITRLMIRYLNESKPDSAYAYWGEAARKQFTPESWRNVYKGNLSPFLPFSDITYTGSHDGMNIYMMKGVMPLNLYAKLDVSGKLETFFFQPVKVNLPQKTTTALSDNPLKSHLDSIVESAVRPYINLAGNVGLSAGVRYNGQDYFYNYGTVRLNTDTLPDNHTIYETGSITKTFTGTLLALAVIQKKVTLDQPITKFLPDSVAKNPALKGITLKQLANHTAGFPSLPSNLSTSRAEQPYENYDQAHLFSYLKSAAPENPPGKVHSYSNFGFGLLGVILERIYGMNYAALLSKYITGPQGLKHTGISVYGKIAQGYDGGLSPVAMWDLNAMKSAGAIKSDAADLLKYASLQLQQGKDPLQQACALAHQATYDDGATKIGLAWVRFQHQDDYLFHNGATGGYRSFLLADTLNNTAVVILVNSVNGVEAVGAQIVQNLKNKKK; translated from the coding sequence ATGAGACACACCCCTTTTTACCTGTTACTGTTACTGTTGTTCTCCCGGTCCGTTTCCGCCCAGACAACCCAAACCGAAAAGCAAACCGACAGTATCACAAGACTGATGATACGCTACCTGAATGAATCCAAACCAGACAGTGCTTATGCCTACTGGGGTGAAGCCGCAAGGAAGCAATTTACACCTGAGTCATGGCGAAATGTATACAAAGGCAACCTTTCGCCTTTCCTGCCTTTTTCGGACATCACTTATACCGGTAGTCATGATGGAATGAACATCTATATGATGAAAGGTGTAATGCCGCTAAATCTCTATGCAAAGCTGGATGTTTCGGGCAAACTGGAAACGTTTTTTTTTCAGCCGGTAAAGGTGAATCTACCGCAGAAAACCACTACCGCCCTTTCTGACAATCCGTTAAAAAGCCACCTGGATAGTATCGTTGAATCAGCCGTAAGACCCTACATTAACCTGGCCGGGAATGTGGGCCTGAGTGCTGGCGTACGCTATAACGGGCAGGACTATTTTTATAACTATGGTACTGTCAGACTGAACACAGATACGCTGCCGGACAATCATACCATTTATGAAACCGGCTCTATTACAAAAACATTCACCGGTACCTTGCTGGCGCTGGCTGTCATCCAGAAAAAAGTTACCCTGGATCAGCCGATCACTAAATTCCTTCCTGATTCTGTTGCAAAGAATCCTGCATTGAAAGGTATCACCTTGAAACAACTGGCAAATCATACAGCCGGATTTCCCAGTCTGCCATCCAATCTATCTACATCAAGAGCTGAACAGCCTTATGAAAACTATGACCAGGCACACCTGTTTAGTTATCTGAAGTCGGCAGCACCAGAGAACCCACCGGGGAAAGTACATTCCTATAGTAACTTTGGATTTGGATTACTGGGTGTGATACTGGAGCGGATCTATGGAATGAACTATGCAGCGTTGCTGTCAAAATACATTACAGGTCCACAGGGATTGAAACATACAGGTATCAGCGTGTATGGCAAAATTGCCCAGGGATATGATGGTGGTTTGAGTCCTGTAGCTATGTGGGATCTGAATGCGATGAAGAGTGCCGGCGCCATTAAATCAGATGCAGCAGATCTGTTGAAGTATGCGAGCCTTCAGTTACAACAGGGTAAAGACCCCTTGCAGCAGGCATGTGCATTGGCACATCAGGCGACATATGATGACGGTGCTACTAAGATCGGTCTTGCGTGGGTACGCTTCCAGCATCAGGATGACTACTTATTCCACAATGGTGCGACAGGTGGTTACCGCTCATTTTTGCTGGCTGACACATTGAACAATACGGCTGTGGTGATACTGGTGAATTCAGTCAATGGTGTGGAAGCTGTAGGTGCACAGATTGTACAGAACCTGAAAAATAAGAAAAAATAA
- a CDS encoding AraC family transcriptional regulator, producing the protein MKQKPAIPVYHFLERANKTFEMSSLSDLNHITHWNQAHRDDNYLLYFQLEGNTKLIVDFQEINIQDCAIYCLMPGQVHYGLSMMNATAWVLAMDSVRISENHRAILTEFAIRNQAVALHPSKGKLLRDSLLLLGKLSDEYPEDTAMLEVCIGQFVAACQSDHLFSEQAALRPLLITRQFRSLLMVSYREMKGPSEYASALNISPSYLNEAVKDTTGHPVSYWIHQEIMLEAKRMLFYTNSTVKEISHLLGYTDTFYFTRLFTKTAGMPPLQFRISSRK; encoded by the coding sequence ATGAAACAGAAACCAGCCATACCTGTATATCACTTCCTTGAAAGAGCGAATAAAACCTTTGAGATGTCATCACTCTCCGATTTGAACCACATCACTCACTGGAACCAGGCCCATCGTGACGATAACTATCTGCTATATTTTCAGCTGGAAGGCAATACCAAATTGATAGTTGACTTTCAGGAAATCAATATTCAGGACTGTGCAATCTATTGCCTGATGCCGGGACAAGTACATTATGGTCTCTCTATGATGAACGCCACTGCATGGGTACTGGCCATGGATTCCGTTCGCATCAGTGAAAATCACCGGGCCATACTGACTGAATTTGCCATCCGGAATCAAGCAGTCGCACTACATCCTTCAAAAGGAAAGTTACTCAGAGACAGTCTGCTACTGCTGGGAAAATTGAGCGATGAATATCCTGAAGATACCGCTATGCTGGAAGTCTGTATCGGTCAGTTTGTAGCCGCCTGCCAAAGTGATCATCTTTTCTCTGAACAGGCGGCCCTTCGCCCCCTGCTCATTACCAGACAGTTCAGAAGTCTGTTGATGGTAAGCTACCGGGAAATGAAAGGCCCCTCTGAATACGCATCAGCGCTCAACATCTCTCCTTCTTACCTCAATGAAGCAGTAAAAGATACCACTGGTCATCCTGTGAGTTACTGGATTCATCAGGAAATCATGCTGGAAGCAAAACGCATGCTCTTCTACACCAACAGCACCGTGAAAGAGATTTCCCATCTGCTCGGTTATACAGATACCTTTTATTTTACCCGGCTATTTACAAAGACCGCCGGTATGCCTCCCCTTCAATTTCGCATCAGTTCCCGCAAATAG
- a CDS encoding RagB/SusD family nutrient uptake outer membrane protein, whose product MRNILILLAIFIIASCKTDLDLQPVSSVTTDNFFANSNDFVQGTNAIYNDLLRYPDRLYNLSETRSDNLYAVSDGGVRDWEGVNDFYNDLSTNAYMSEAWVTNYNGIFRANLVLENLADRGNLVTDTILRTRLQAEAKFLRAFFYFDLVRLFGKVPLIDKTVLAAEAATIGRSPVSDIYDLIISDLKYAADHLPSTNGTTSSADTYATADRGRPTKYAAKGILALVYMTRSAPTYSMDGPGLGLNEWQQAADLLNEIINSGNYAFLSSFTDIFSYSNEYNKEVVYNIDYTSGASPSVGASYPGILVPDTYFSAISKNTQGGLTIRPVSTDLLNSFEAGDIRKTFTIQTGYTNTNGQVETRSFLKKYVDITKVPTVTQDWSINFIVLRYTDVLLLKAECVLHGASGSQGADVDAIVNQVRVRAGLTGDKANVTLAELMEERRKEFAAEGTRWHDLVRSGLIISIISAWITSEDVQNKIQTFTPDYIIYPVPKSQLDIAPGLYTQNNGYN is encoded by the coding sequence ATGAGAAACATATTGATATTACTGGCGATATTCATCATTGCTTCCTGTAAGACCGACCTGGATTTACAACCTGTTTCGTCCGTAACGACAGATAACTTCTTCGCTAATTCAAATGACTTTGTACAGGGGACGAACGCTATTTACAACGACCTGCTCAGGTATCCTGACAGACTATACAACCTGTCAGAAACCCGCTCTGACAACCTGTATGCCGTATCAGATGGCGGAGTAAGGGACTGGGAAGGCGTAAACGACTTTTACAATGACCTTTCCACCAATGCGTATATGTCTGAGGCATGGGTCACAAATTACAATGGTATTTTTCGGGCGAACCTCGTATTAGAGAACCTCGCTGACAGAGGCAACCTTGTTACAGACACCATTCTGCGCACCCGCCTGCAGGCAGAGGCAAAGTTTCTCCGTGCCTTCTTCTACTTTGACCTGGTGAGACTGTTTGGCAAGGTCCCTCTTATAGACAAAACCGTACTGGCCGCAGAAGCAGCCACGATAGGCAGAAGTCCGGTCTCCGACATCTATGACCTCATCATCAGTGATCTGAAATACGCCGCCGATCATTTACCATCTACGAATGGCACCACCTCTTCAGCAGATACATATGCTACGGCAGACAGGGGCCGGCCTACAAAATATGCAGCCAAAGGGATCTTAGCTCTCGTATACATGACCCGCTCCGCTCCTACCTATAGCATGGATGGCCCGGGACTGGGACTGAATGAATGGCAGCAGGCAGCCGATCTGCTCAACGAGATCATCAATAGCGGGAACTATGCCTTCCTCTCTTCCTTCACCGATATCTTTTCGTATAGCAACGAATACAACAAAGAGGTCGTTTACAACATCGACTATACTTCCGGGGCCTCTCCCTCAGTCGGCGCCTCTTACCCCGGCATTTTAGTTCCTGATACCTATTTTTCGGCTATTTCAAAAAACACACAGGGAGGGCTCACCATTCGTCCGGTGTCAACAGACCTGCTGAATAGTTTTGAGGCAGGCGATATCCGGAAGACCTTTACCATCCAGACAGGATATACCAATACCAACGGACAGGTAGAGACCCGCTCCTTCCTGAAAAAGTATGTAGACATCACAAAGGTGCCTACAGTGACACAGGACTGGTCCATCAACTTTATCGTGCTGCGGTATACAGATGTACTGCTGCTGAAGGCAGAATGTGTTTTACATGGCGCTTCGGGTTCACAGGGGGCAGATGTAGACGCGATCGTGAACCAGGTGAGGGTAAGAGCAGGGTTGACAGGCGATAAGGCAAATGTGACCCTCGCAGAACTGATGGAAGAAAGAAGAAAAGAGTTCGCCGCCGAAGGAACCAGGTGGCATGACCTCGTAAGAAGTGGGTTAATCATCTCGATAATTTCAGCCTGGATCACGTCCGAAGACGTCCAGAATAAGATTCAGACGTTCACACCGGACTACATTATTTATCCTGTTCCAAAATCACAGCTGGATATAGCACCAGGGCTGTATACACAGAACAATGGGTACAACTGA
- a CDS encoding AraC family transcriptional regulator produces the protein MGKTNIPRLELTTFTQVNFKEPFLNVENYPVDASLFTIKDRKTAPVKDYISPNRRQFYKIFHITAGTGILTVGLHQYLMNPGDISFLHPDEIMSWQTTSVETEGHFCLIHPDYFEGASHLVQLFRNYPYFQPAKAVVQLLPAQSEKTDQYFKAILEEEEGNNDDKQQAIFLHLQLILLEAQRAGKNLADEAVPDSYRYIHGFLSLLEATFQVQHPDDVVKMKTATEFAEQLHVHPNYLNTLVKNQTGKTVREHIQERLLYEAKVLLKQTDWDIRAISYVLGFSEQAAFTALFNKKEQLSPSKFRENLKRTTIPVV, from the coding sequence ATGGGAAAAACGAATATTCCTCGTTTAGAGTTAACAACTTTCACACAGGTAAATTTCAAAGAACCATTTCTGAATGTTGAAAATTATCCTGTAGATGCAAGCCTCTTTACAATCAAAGACCGGAAGACGGCCCCGGTGAAGGATTACATTTCTCCTAACCGTAGACAGTTTTACAAAATATTCCATATTACAGCCGGTACAGGCATACTTACAGTAGGCTTACATCAATATCTCATGAACCCGGGCGATATTTCATTTCTTCACCCGGATGAGATTATGTCATGGCAAACGACATCAGTAGAAACGGAGGGACATTTCTGCCTCATACACCCTGATTACTTTGAAGGGGCCAGTCACCTGGTGCAGTTATTTAGAAATTATCCTTACTTCCAGCCAGCGAAAGCAGTTGTGCAGTTATTGCCGGCACAGTCTGAAAAGACAGATCAGTACTTCAAGGCGATATTGGAAGAAGAGGAGGGGAACAATGATGATAAGCAGCAAGCCATCTTCCTGCATTTACAGTTAATTCTGCTCGAGGCGCAGCGTGCCGGGAAAAACCTGGCTGATGAAGCGGTGCCTGATAGCTATCGTTATATCCATGGTTTCCTCTCACTGTTGGAAGCCACCTTCCAGGTACAGCATCCGGACGATGTGGTGAAAATGAAAACGGCGACTGAGTTTGCCGAACAACTTCATGTGCACCCCAACTACCTTAATACCCTTGTAAAGAACCAGACAGGTAAAACCGTGAGAGAGCATATACAGGAAAGACTCCTCTACGAAGCTAAGGTATTGCTGAAGCAAACCGACTGGGATATCAGGGCCATTAGTTATGTACTGGGTTTTTCTGAACAGGCTGCTTTTACAGCGTTATTCAATAAGAAAGAACAGCTCTCCCCCTCTAAGTTCAGGGAAAATTTGAAACGCACAACTATCCCTGTTGTTTGA
- a CDS encoding Cof-type HAD-IIB family hydrolase, translated as MDNATTVKAVFFDIDGTLVSFKTKTIPDSTTRALAHLREKGIRVFIATGRSINAISHIQHLEFDGYITFNGGCCVARDKSVLFKQTLDPQDIQQLLNYTSKQPLNFSLMYEDCHFVNEATPEIINMYAYLNLPVPPLVDRNNPDIANILQANILLNPEDELDFMSNIMPNSIATRWAPHSADINPKGISKKVGIEVFCQHFGFHISETMAFGDGGNDIEMLKHTGIGIAMGNATDDVKAIADYVTDDIDNDGIWNALVYFKMTS; from the coding sequence ATGGATAATGCTACAACTGTTAAAGCCGTTTTTTTTGATATTGATGGTACACTCGTCAGTTTCAAAACGAAAACCATTCCGGATTCTACCACACGTGCACTTGCGCACCTGCGGGAAAAAGGGATCAGGGTTTTTATAGCCACCGGCCGCTCTATCAATGCCATCAGCCATATTCAACACCTGGAATTTGACGGTTATATCACATTTAACGGAGGTTGTTGTGTAGCAAGAGACAAAAGCGTCCTGTTCAAACAAACACTGGATCCGCAGGATATTCAGCAATTACTGAACTATACCAGCAAGCAGCCACTGAATTTTTCACTGATGTATGAAGATTGCCACTTTGTCAATGAGGCAACACCTGAGATTATCAATATGTACGCTTACCTGAACCTGCCCGTACCTCCGCTGGTAGACCGTAACAATCCGGATATCGCCAATATCCTGCAGGCGAACATCTTACTGAATCCTGAAGATGAACTTGATTTCATGAGCAATATCATGCCCAATAGCATCGCTACCAGATGGGCACCACACTCTGCCGATATCAATCCTAAAGGGATCAGTAAAAAAGTAGGTATCGAAGTCTTTTGTCAGCACTTCGGGTTTCATATATCAGAGACCATGGCCTTTGGAGATGGCGGGAATGATATCGAAATGTTAAAACATACAGGTATCGGCATTGCTATGGGAAATGCTACGGATGATGTAAAAGCAATTGCAGATTATGTGACGGACGATATCGACAATGATGGTATCTGGAATGCGTTAGTGTATTTCAAAATGACTTCCTGA
- a CDS encoding WGR domain-containing protein, protein MMQYFEFQEEHVSCFIEITLEDRIVRTRSGQKGTQGVATEKVFRDASTAAEEFDRLIQEKKEDDAFYFRLGDEYRL, encoded by the coding sequence ATGATGCAGTATTTTGAATTTCAGGAAGAGCATGTATCGTGCTTTATAGAAATTACTTTGGAGGACAGAATAGTGAGAACAAGGTCAGGACAAAAAGGCACACAAGGTGTTGCGACAGAAAAAGTATTCAGGGATGCCAGTACGGCTGCCGAGGAATTCGACCGGTTGATCCAGGAGAAGAAAGAAGATGATGCTTTTTATTTCCGGTTAGGGGATGAGTACAGGCTGTAA
- a CDS encoding SDR family oxidoreductase: MHQSQLASYQKGNALGRAGLAAEIAGTALFLASSDAGYINGQSISVVGGSLGLQ; encoded by the coding sequence ATGCACCAGAGCCAATTAGCTTCTTACCAAAAAGGGAATGCGCTTGGCCGTGCAGGTCTTGCTGCAGAAATTGCCGGTACAGCGCTGTTTCTGGCATCCAGCGATGCAGGCTATATCAATGGCCAATCTATCTCTGTAGTTGGTGGAAGTTTAGGGTTACAATAG